The following coding sequences lie in one Carassius carassius chromosome 1, fCarCar2.1, whole genome shotgun sequence genomic window:
- the LOC132141545 gene encoding protein Tob1-like: MQLEIQVALNFIISYLYNKLPRRRVNIFGEELERQLKKKYEGHWYPDKPYKGSGFRCIHVGEKVDPVVEKAAKESGLDIEDVRNNLPQDLSVWIDPFEVSYQIGEKGPVKVLYVDDSNENGLELDKEIKNSFNPEAQVFMPISEPLGMSPTSSSPSPPFGQSAAVSPTFMRRSTQHLTFTTASFAATKFGSTKMKSNGRNANKVTRNSPTNLGLNVNNLLKQKAMSTSMHSLYGVGLGGQPQKPSALSPNAKEFVFPNLQGQGSPSAMFPGETSLNLSPLPYNNAFDVFAAYGGLNEKSLMDSLSFSLSNMQYSNQQFQPVMAN, translated from the coding sequence ATGCAGCTTGAAATCCAAGTGGCACTCAACTTCATCATTTCGTACTTGTACAATAAGCTGCCCAGGCGACGTGTCAACATTTTCGGAGAGGAGTTGGAGCGACAGCTGAAAAAGAAATACGAGGGTCATTGGTACCCGGACAAGCCATACAAAGGGTCTGGATTCAGGTGTATACATGTCGGGGAGAAAGTGGACCCAGTTGTAGAGAAAGCCGCCAAAGAAAGTGGGTTGGACATTGAGGATGTCCGCAACAACCTGCCTCAGGACCTCAGTGTCTGGATTGATCCTTTCGAGGTGTCTTATCAGATTGGGGAGAAGGGACCCGTCAAGGTGCTCTATGTGGATGACAGTAATGAGAATGGGCTGGAGTTGGACAAGGAGATCAAGAACAGCTTTAACCCAGAGGCCCAGGTCTTCATGCCCATTAGCGAACCCCTAGGCATGTCCCCCACCTCCAGTTCCCCGTCCCCACCGTTCGGCCAGTCGGCAGCGGTCAGCCCTACCTTCATGCGCCGTTCCACGCAACATTTAACCTTTACCACTGCCAGCTTCGCCGCCACCAAATTCGGTTCCACGAAAATGAAAAGCAATGGGCGGAACGCCAACAAGGTGACCCGAAACTCCCCCACCAACCTGGGCCTGAATGTAAACAACCTCCTGAAACAGAAAGCCATGTCCACATCAATGCATTCTCTCTATGGTGTCGGCTTGGGCGGTCAACCGCAGAAGCCCTCTGCCCTGTCTCCCAACGCCAAGGAGTTTGTATTCCCCAATCTCCAGGGGCAGGGCAGCCCAAGTGCAATGTTCCCCGGGGAAACGTCCCTCAATCTCAGCCCTCTCCCGTACAATAATGCCTTTGACGTGTTTGCAGCCTATGGGGGCCTTAATGAGAAGTCCCTCATGGACAGTCTGAGTTTCAGCTTGAGCAACATGCAGTATTCTAACCAGCAATTCCAGCCAGTGATGGCCAACTAG